GGGCCAACAGGCGGATGTCATCATCGCCAACCCCAATGGTATCAGTGTGAATGGCGGTCACTTTGAGAATATCAGCAACCTCGGGTTGATTACGGGTAGTCATCTGCGAGGTGAGCCTAGTCTATCGTTCACGCCAGCGTCTGACACTAATTTGGTGATCAGAGGTCAAGGGCTCAGTGGTACCATGCAGGAGCTTGCGTTGATTTCGCAGCGGATGACGATTGATGGCCCCATCGGGGGTGTTGAATTAGATACCGGTCAACATGTCAATATGATTGGCGGGCAACAAGTCGTCACTTTTGACCGGGTCAGATCCGGTCTTGGGCAAAATGGTGCGAACTTGCTTCCGTGGGCTATGGCAGTGCCAGGCGAAGGGACAAGCAATGACGCATTGGTCGTCGATATTACGCCTAACGGTTCGCTGACCGCAGGTCGGATCAGCGTGACTGTGACTGATCAGGGTGCTGGTGTCAGATTTGCAGGTGATCAGTTAGCACTGTCGGGGGGCTTTAATCTAAGCAGTTCCGGTCTTTTGACGATGAGTGGCGCAAGGATCGATGCGGAAGAGGCGATCAACATTGTCGCGAAGGAGGTTGCGCTAGATGCCCGCGATATGACACCGACCGTAATCTCGTCTGCCACAAGCGGTGTCACAATAAGTGCTAAAGACGGCGATATTCATCTGGAGAATACGCAAATAACGGGTCGGATTGCATCCTCGGGAAATCTCGCATCGCTTGGTGGTGTGACCTTGTCAGCCACAGGTGAGATCGCGTCCAGCGCAGATAGTGAAATTACATCTACGATTGATCAGCAGGCAAACCCGCAAAACTTGAGCGGCGTCATCATCAATGCAGGCGAAGCAGTGTCACTTCAGGCGACAAGCATTACAGCGAGCGACGATATCCGCCTGAATGTCATTGGACCGGTTATCGTCGATAACGCATCTGTCCAAAGCGGTCGCGACCTGTTGTTGCTGGCGACCGGAGCGATTGGCGTCGACGAAAGTAAGCTTACGGCTACCGCTAACGTGACTGTTAGCGGTCATGAGTTGCGGTTCGGGAGTCTGGCGTCCGAAGACCAACGTACCACGCTGATCGCCGAAACCGGGGGCGCCGTTTTACGAGCTTCGCAGGGCGATATCTTGAATTATGGTAGTTTGATTGAGGGACGTTCTCCCAATACCACCGATCCTACATCGTTGGGTGGGCTGACAGTAGATGCCGCTGGCGACATAACTAACAGGAGTTTGTCTGTAGATCGGTTGGCTGTGATGTTTGCCCGAGCTGACGATTTGGTGGTGCGGGCAGATGGTAGTGTTCTCAACCAGACAGGGCGACTGTTCTCAAATAGTGGTATTTTTGTTGATGCAGGCGACAATATTATCAACGAAACAACAATTACTGGGCTGCAGTCGCCGCTGTCGGTCAGCAGCACAGAAGGTGACCCATACCTCACGTCTCTCTTCCTGCGGCGCAGTCAGACCACGCAAGTGCATGTTGATCACGGCGACGTTGCGATCGCCGGTGAACAAGCGCGCATCCTGTCGATTGGTGATCTAAGCCTCTTGGGGCGTCATATTGTAAACGATGGCGGTGCGATCAATGGACGAAGCATTCGACTGCAAGCAGAAATTGATATAGTGAATAGGCTTCGCCAAACAGGCGCACTATCGTTCAAGAAAACTTGCAGATGGTTTTGCGAAGTGAGCGGAAGTGACACGCTTTCTCGGGTTGGTGGAACTATCACGGCAAGTCAGGATCTATCATTCACGGCCGGGTCCACCGTGCAAAACCATGCAGGCACGATTGAGGCTAGCGGTAATATTCTGATCACTGCCCCTCAAACACAGATGTTGGCTTATGTCTCGCCTCTGCTAGTGCAACAGCCAGCAGGCTTGATAGGCCTTTTTGGCGGTGAGCGCAGTTATCTTGTTTCGCAGACTCTCGCAGGTATGTTCAAGTCAAACGCAGGGCAAATCACGATCAACGGTGATGTCGAGCTTACAGAAGGGCAGCTCCTTGCGCCCATTGAGGTGACGGTTACGGGCACCACTGTCCGAACAAGCGTAGTAGAACCTGACTATACTATCGACCGCAGTCCACTTGGCCTGCCCTGGGCTCTGGTCCACTAGAAAATGAAGTTGAGTATTATCGGTTTTGCCGTCGTCTTTCCGGCTGTGGCCTTTGCGCAAGGGCAAGATGCTGGACAGCGATTGCAGGAGAGTGAGGAGCAAAGGCGGGCTCTGACTGCCCTGACCCAACCGACAGCATCACAAGAGATTTCAGTTCCGGCGGTAGCGGGACCAGTAGAAGAAACACCCTGCTTCGATATCGATGCGATCATCGTTCGCGATGCAACGATATTTGCTGAAGAGGACTTCGCACCGATCTTAACTGAGTTTGCAGGTAGGTGCCTGGGCAAAACAGGTATCAACAACCTAATTGGTCGTATCTCCGCCCTCTATGCCGATGCAGGCTATATTACCACGCAGGCTTATGTCCCCGAACAAGATATCAGTCAGAGAAAACTGGTCGTAACTGTGCTTGAGGGACGGGTCGCATCATTCGTTTATCAGAGAACGAATGCAGCTGGCGAAGTACAAAACGCGCCGCCACGTAAGATCGCATCTGCAATGCCTCTGGCCCCAAATGATATCTTTCAGCTGCGCGATCTTGAACATGGGCTGGAACAGATGAACAGGCTGCCGTCGGTGCAAGCGGATGCAAACCTGAGTGCTGCTGACATTCCGGGCGCCAGCGTTATCACTGTAACAGAGCGGACAAACGACTGGCTGCGTGGGGTGTTCGGATACGACAACCGGGGAGCGGATGCTTCAGGTAAAGAACAGTTGCGTTTCACACTTGAGGCTGACGACCTACTGAACATTAACGATCTTTGGACCTTCAACTATGCAACATCCGAGGAAACCAATGCGGTTTCACTATCCTTGTCCGCGCCTTATCGGAAGTGGCTGTTTTCAAGCGCATTTTCCTATTCCGAAGAGGATAGCCCGCTAAACGCGACATCAGCATTGTTCACTCAAACGTTGAACAGCACCCTGACGGCCGAGCGACTTCTGTCACGCAATGCGACTACAAAACACTGGGGTTACCTGTCTCTCGGCACCTATCGAAACGAGCGCTTCGTTAACTTGGCACCACTGACACCACAACGTCGATCCGCAGTCCGTTTGGGATGGCGCGCCGAGCATCGCGCCCCGACATATGTTTTGGCAACAGATACGCGCCTTTCTTTCGGCGCGCGCTTCCTTAATGCAGATTGGGAAGATGAGCCAGCGGACGAAACCGTCCCTACATCAGATTTTCGCGTTTTGCGTAACCAGCTGACATATTTACGGCCGTTTGAAAGCGGTCGGCAAATGTCACTTTTCCTAACAACGCAAGTGACCGATGAACCGCTCTTTTCAAACGAGCAGGTTGGTCTGGGAGGTTGGGATACTATCCGCGGCTATGACAACAACGGCATGAATGGTGATCGCGGTATCACACTGCGCAGCGAGTTTGGCTTCCCCGCACGGACCGTCAGCTTAAATAGCTTTGGTGGCACAACGGACGCTCAGGTGCGAATGTTCACATTTTTTGATATTGGACGCGTTCAGGACCTAGCAAACGAACGGGCTGAGACCTTGTCGAGCCTAGGCGCTGGATGGTCGCTGCAAATTGGAGGTGTCACCCTCGATTCAGCGATCGCTGTGCCGCTTAATGAAGGCGCGCAAGACAAAAATGACACTTTGCAAGGCTTCGTGAGAATATCCACCAAACTGTTCTAACAAAGGTTGCATTATTCGATCTGTCGATCTTAACTGAAGTAACGTTTTTGAAAGCTGAAGCGTGTTCAGAATGAACTTATTTTTACATCGAAACATAATTCCTGCGATTGCACTTGCTGTTTCCATTCCGTTGACGTCAACCGCTCAAACGACCGATGTTGAAGATCCAAGCAGCGTTGCTTCAGGACTACGTGCACTTGAGGTTGCCGATTTTGATCTTGCCGCCCGTTCGTTTCGAACGGCATTCGAGGCTGGTGATCCAGAGGGAGCATTCTTGCTTGGCCGTATGCTCGAGCTTGGGCTGGGTAGTCCGCCAAATCTGGATGCTGCGATCGGGCCTTATGTCGTTGCCAGTGAAAGTGGGTCGGCCGCTGCCAAAAATCGGCTGGGGCTCTTGCATATGCGCGGCGAACGGGTGTTGCAGGACTATGAAGTCGGGGCTGCCCTAATCTGTGAAGCCGCTGAGCTTGGGGATATCAACGGCGCATTTAACTGCGGTCGCATTCTGCTGGAAGGGCGTGGTCAAGAGCCAGACATGCAGCGAGCAATCGACCATGTTAAGTTTGCCGCTGATAATGGACACATTGATGCGATGAACACACTGGCCCGGATAAACTTGTCCGATCTCGGGCCTGATCATAATGTTGAAGCCGCAAAGCAACTTTTTGCGCAGACTGCCGCACTTGGTCATCCTGACGGATTGCACGGACTTGGTGAATTGCATGCTTCCGGGCTACTGGGACAACAGGATTTAGTGTCTGCGCATCAATATTTTAACTTGGCCACTGCATTCGGGCATCCAGATGCGGCACAGTTGCGGGCGACGCTTGAAGCTGCGATGAGCACGAGCGACATACTGCTGGCGCAACAGCGTGCACGTGAATGGCAGGCGCAACTTTCATTGGAAGACTGATACCAAAAAGCTGGGCCTTGACCCAAGCTACGTCATAATTGCTACAATTTTAGAAGAAAAGATCGAACATGATGTATTACAGAACCTCGCAGCGCCAAAAGAACACACCAGTTCGTAATTGTGTCAGCCTAGTTTCGTCAGCCGCGATCGTGCTGAGTTCTGTTCTGCCATCTTACGCGCAGGATGTGATTGTTGATCCCTCAGCACCGGGAACATCCTTTCTACAGTCCTCAAACGGAACACCCCAGATCAATATTGCAACCCCGCAAAGCGGCGTTTCAGTTAACAACTTTACGACATTCAGCGTAGGCGAGGACGGGTTAATCCTGAACAACGCCACATCCGGCGGTGTCAGCGTGATCGGGCAAAACGTGACGGCAAACCCGAACCTTATGGTATCTGGCCCTGCAAATACAATCGTTGCCGAGGTCACTGGTGCAGCGCCATCTTCACTCAACGGCACGACAGAAGTCTTTGGTCAGAAAGCGGCTGTCATCATTGCCAATCCAAATGGCATTGTCTGCAATGGCTGTGCCTTTTTGAACTCGTCACAGACGAGCCTGACAACTGGTCGTGCGACGGTCACAAACGGGACTGTGAACGTCAACGTGACTGAAGGTATCGTGACAGTAGGTTCTGACGGGTTCGCGCCAGGCGAAAACGGCAACATTTTTGCACGCGAAGTGATGCTGAACGGCCCGATTGCAACAACTGGCGGTGTGCAAGCAGGAAACCTGATGGTTTCTGGTGGCGCACAGCAGGTAACCGGGGCGCAAGAAACAGTCATCGGTAGTGATCAGATCGTTGCCGCACCCAGCACGACAGCGCGCAATACGCCATTTGCCGTTGACGCCAGTGATGCGGCCAATCTGACAGCTGCAAATATCACCATTCTCAACAGAGAGGCCGGGCAGGGCGTCAACCTTTATGGCGCATTGGACGCTCAAACAGCGACTGCTGCCTCTGCAGGGGACCTTTTTTACAAAGATATTACGCTCTCAGGCTACGGGATCATCACTGGATCGGAGGTACGTCAATACGGAAACGTTGATGCAGCAGGGCTAAGTATCAGTGGAGACAAGTTTACGCTCTACGATGGTCGCGTTATCGCAAGTGGCGGTAATATTGACATCATCGCATCGGACTATGTTGTCATCGCGGGAGAGGTTAGTGGCAGTGATATCGTATTCGACGTTTCAAATGGATCACTGATCAACAACGGCTTCTTGATCGCTGACCATGATTTGGTGGTTTTTGCAGGTGAACATATCACGCAACAGCGGCAGATCGCGGCAGAGTATGACGTCAATATCGACCCGATCCTGCAACAGTATGTAGATGCCTACTATCAGCAATTGGCCAGTGGGGGCGAAATAGGTGCTATTGCCGCCGAGATGATTGCGCGCGCAGGTTTAACCGAAGCAATCGCTGAATATGTTGAGCAGGGTGCATCTTCGACTGCACAGAATATCTCTCTGATGACCGACACTGGAGATGTCCAAAACATCGGCGGGGCTATGGCCGCGACGCGCGACATAGCGATCTTGTCTGGTAATGATGTCATAAACACCGCAATCGGACTGCAAACTAAGCTGGGCCCTGAAGATGGATGTTCAGCCTCTGATTGTGGCTATCGCACTGATTATAACAGTGCGGAGTTGCTTGCCGGAGGTGAAATATGGGTTTCAGCTGAGCAGGATATCCGGAACGAGGCGAGCACGATCGCAGCTGCGGGCGATTTAACTCTGAAGGCAGGACGCGATGTCGAGAACACACTCCAGTCCAATAACTTCGTCGCGATCGAGGAAATAACAGAGAGTGACACGCTCTTTTTTGTAGGTGGCCATACTGAATGGAACAGGACGATATTTGCTCCTGCGTCACTTGCCTCGCTTTATGGGGACGTGTCAATCGAAGCAGGGCGCAACTTTGCCTCTATTGGGTCTGATGTATCAGCTGGTGGTGATATCAAGATAGAAGTCGAAGGTGGTGCGGAGTTGTCGTCTGTAGTTGCGGCCAACCATAGACTACAACATGTTGCCACAAATGCATGCGCTGGTTGTCACTATCCTGACAATTGGACAGTTACGAAGTCGCTCTCGGTCGACTCAGCACATACACGCCTCACCGGAAAAAACATCACCATTCACACAGGTGCCGATGC
The nucleotide sequence above comes from Yoonia sp. GPGPB17. Encoded proteins:
- a CDS encoding ShlB/FhaC/HecB family hemolysin secretion/activation protein, whose product is MKLSIIGFAVVFPAVAFAQGQDAGQRLQESEEQRRALTALTQPTASQEISVPAVAGPVEETPCFDIDAIIVRDATIFAEEDFAPILTEFAGRCLGKTGINNLIGRISALYADAGYITTQAYVPEQDISQRKLVVTVLEGRVASFVYQRTNAAGEVQNAPPRKIASAMPLAPNDIFQLRDLEHGLEQMNRLPSVQADANLSAADIPGASVITVTERTNDWLRGVFGYDNRGADASGKEQLRFTLEADDLLNINDLWTFNYATSEETNAVSLSLSAPYRKWLFSSAFSYSEEDSPLNATSALFTQTLNSTLTAERLLSRNATTKHWGYLSLGTYRNERFVNLAPLTPQRRSAVRLGWRAEHRAPTYVLATDTRLSFGARFLNADWEDEPADETVPTSDFRVLRNQLTYLRPFESGRQMSLFLTTQVTDEPLFSNEQVGLGGWDTIRGYDNNGMNGDRGITLRSEFGFPARTVSLNSFGGTTDAQVRMFTFFDIGRVQDLANERAETLSSLGAGWSLQIGGVTLDSAIAVPLNEGAQDKNDTLQGFVRISTKLF
- a CDS encoding tetratricopeptide repeat protein codes for the protein MNLFLHRNIIPAIALAVSIPLTSTAQTTDVEDPSSVASGLRALEVADFDLAARSFRTAFEAGDPEGAFLLGRMLELGLGSPPNLDAAIGPYVVASESGSAAAKNRLGLLHMRGERVLQDYEVGAALICEAAELGDINGAFNCGRILLEGRGQEPDMQRAIDHVKFAADNGHIDAMNTLARINLSDLGPDHNVEAAKQLFAQTAALGHPDGLHGLGELHASGLLGQQDLVSAHQYFNLATAFGHPDAAQLRATLEAAMSTSDILLAQQRAREWQAQLSLED
- a CDS encoding filamentous hemagglutinin N-terminal domain-containing protein, which codes for MCSVLVSPCVAQTITVDGGTATGVSIAPNGRLNVQLAPADTAGVSLNTFSAFSVPQAGVDLDNQNVLANTIVNEVTSTSITRIEGPVTVLGQQADVIIANPNGISVNGGHFENISNLGLITGSHLRGEPSLSFTPASDTNLVIRGQGLSGTMQELALISQRMTIDGPIGGVELDTGQHVNMIGGQQVVTFDRVRSGLGQNGANLLPWAMAVPGEGTSNDALVVDITPNGSLTAGRISVTVTDQGAGVRFAGDQLALSGGFNLSSSGLLTMSGARIDAEEAINIVAKEVALDARDMTPTVISSATSGVTISAKDGDIHLENTQITGRIASSGNLASLGGVTLSATGEIASSADSEITSTIDQQANPQNLSGVIINAGEAVSLQATSITASDDIRLNVIGPVIVDNASVQSGRDLLLLATGAIGVDESKLTATANVTVSGHELRFGSLASEDQRTTLIAETGGAVLRASQGDILNYGSLIEGRSPNTTDPTSLGGLTVDAAGDITNRSLSVDRLAVMFARADDLVVRADGSVLNQTGRLFSNSGIFVDAGDNIINETTITGLQSPLSVSSTEGDPYLTSLFLRRSQTTQVHVDHGDVAIAGEQARILSIGDLSLLGRHIVNDGGAINGRSIRLQAEIDIVNRLRQTGALSFKKTCRWFCEVSGSDTLSRVGGTITASQDLSFTAGSTVQNHAGTIEASGNILITAPQTQMLAYVSPLLVQQPAGLIGLFGGERSYLVSQTLAGMFKSNAGQITINGDVELTEGQLLAPIEVTVTGTTVRTSVVEPDYTIDRSPLGLPWALVH